The genomic stretch AGCTTCATTTTCCCTGTTTCATTTCATATGTTATTCCATTTTatgctttgagacagggtcttgctctgttgcccaggctggagtgtagtggtatgatcgtggatcattgtaacctcaaactcctggactcaagcgattctcccacctcagctttccggGTAGTGGggggctacaggtgcataccaccatgcccagctatcaTATTCCCTATTTAAAAAGTTGTAcacaggccgggagcagtggctcacacctgtaatcccagctctttggtaggccgaggcaggtggatcacaaggtcaggagatcgagaccatcctggccaacatggtgaaactctgtctctactgaaaaatacaaaaaattagctgggcatggtggcacgtgccattagtcccagctactcgggaggctgaggcagaagaattgcttcaacatgggatgtggaggttgcagtgagctgagatcgcgccactgcactccagcctggtgacagagcaagacctcatctcaaaaaaaaaaaaaaaaaaaaaaaaaagttgtatgtgACAGCtaaccataataataaaaaaaaaagaaagtaaaaagagagagaaagtagggACAACACTAAATCATTAGTAATTTGAGCACATTTCCGCCAAGGCATATGCTATTTTTCAACTTGGTTTCAATCATGTGtctttattattaatgttataaGCATGTTTGGTTTTATTGTAGTCTTTAAATCATATAATACTTCATTAGTATGTATTATTCCACATTATAGTCCTTTAAGTAGATGGACCATACTTTAGTTTATTATTCCAGCCAGAGAAAAGTACTGATGGACTTATGGGCAACTGGAAATAAGCTAGTGTTAGAAATAATTATGTTTATCAAGCCAATAAAGATAAGGAGAAGTGTAGTGTTAAGGGTCACTGGCCTCCCACAGCCTGAAAGTCCTTGTCACAGCTGATCTTGAGCATAGCCAGCACCCGTGTTCTGATCTGTTTGGTTTTGGCACCATAGATGATGGGATTGATGACAGGAGGCAGCAGCAGGTAGATGTCACCCATGATAACACGCACAATGGGATGAAGGCTGTTTCCAAAGCGGTGTACCACTGAGAGGCCAATAAGTGGCACATAGAAGGCGAGTACCACACCAATGTGTGACACACAGGTTCCAAAGGCCTTGGCCCGCTCTGACTTGGAAGGCAGTTGCAGAACCGTTCGTATTATCAGAAAATAGGACAAGGAGATGAACATTACATCCACGCCCATGACCAGCAGAATGGCAGTAAGACCATATACCACATTGGGCAAAGTGTCTGCATAGGCCAACTTCATCACATCCTGGTGGACACAATAGGAGTGTGAGAGGACATTGGAGTGGCAGAAGGCCAGCCTCTTGATCAGCAGAggcagtgggaaaaaaaagagggatcCGCGGACCACAGCCACGATGCCAATCTGGGCTGTTACTGTATTGTTGAGCACTGCAGCATGGCGCAGTGGGTGGCAGATGGCCACATAACGGTCAAAGGCCATGGCCAGCAGGATGGTGGATTCAATGGCTGAGAGGGCATGAATAAAGAACATCTGGGTGAGGCAGGCCTCAAAGCTAATCTCTCGGGAATCAAACCAGAAAAGGGCAAGGATCTTAGGCATGGTGGATGTGGATAAGGCCAGGTCAATGGCTGCCAGCATGCAGAGAAAGAGGTACATCGGAGCGTGCAGGCTGCGTTCCGTCCTTACGATGAAGACCACGATGCAGTTTCCAAACACTGCCACTACATACATGGAAAGGAGGGGGAAGCCAACCCAGAAATGGGCTTTCTCTAGTCCTGGGATACCAATAAGCACAAAGGTGGCATGTGTGAAGTTGCAGGAACTCATAGCTGGAACTGAGGAGGGGTGACTGGAGAGGGTGAGGTCACACTGGCAGTCTGCAGGGACATAGAGCACAATCAGAGAACACCCTGGAAACTTGAAACTGACATCCCACCCCTTttgtctcctcccacccccacttaGGGTCTTTCATAAGCTCTGAGGACCTCTTCCAAAGGCGGGACTGTGAGAGATCAAATTCATTTATGCATCACTACTCCCAaggtttatttaaatttttaaaagggaacCTCGGGAGAGCAATGCTTTTTCCAAAATGTAATTCCCTCAGATTCTTCCTACTGGTCCATACCTTCATTGTCTGGATATTTGGTGGcccttttttttctgataggTGTTAAGAGATACACTTTCGGGAGCTCCTTCCAGATAAGGCTgcctttcttattttactttccctgcttccctccccccactttctttctttctattattcattcattccagaaGCATTACTAGCATAATGTATGCATTTAATTCATGGGAAAGGGAGAGGCACGATCACAGAGGAATCTTCCTGTTTAGACTTGAAACATGAGTAGACATTAGACAGAGAGTGGAATAATGGGTGCTCCAAGGCAGTGAGGATGGGAGATAACTTTGCAACTTTTCAGGGTTCCCGGTCCTCAATTCTAAAGTCAGCCAGAGGAATAAGAAGCACAGCAATGACACTCTTTTTAAAGCTTAAagcaatataaataaacaaaaactaagaaaaaaatgccaaagtCAATCTCTTTCGGATTAAAGGAAACTCATCTGTGGTCATAAAATCAAAGGTAGTGGCTCCCTCCCATGACTTCTTCAGAGATGAAGGTGCTGGCAGGACACTGTTGAGTACCTCTGCACCTGAAAGCTTCTTCCAAGGCCACTTTAATTGCATCCAAGGATAGTTTGAGTTGAGTCCTTACTTTGGAGAAGTATTATTAATTTTACAATGATATTTTTAGAGCTTTGTCTTTCCTGAAACTTGTGCCAACAAGTCATTCATCTCAGGGGagacatttcttttttagaaGCCCAGTGTTGCTTTGCCCCAACTCTCTACCCTCACCCAAACACCTGGGCTCTGACTTCATGAAACTTCTTCTCTGCTAGGTTGCCTAGGTGCCCTGGTCTTTAGGGCTAATTTTCTCTAAAAAGCCAAAGCCTTGGCTGCAAGGCCTAACTTTTGGAAACAAATGATGCAGTGTCTTCATTGATTATCTGTTTCATCGAAACAGGTTAGCTTGCTTATATggcactcccccaaccccagaatTCTTCACTCATTATCTGAGTTCTTACTGCAGCTGGGAGATGCCCTTCAGTTTGGCCTTAATGTAGAGGGATTAGATACCAGTGATCTTAAAGTACAATATGATTAAATTAGTACAAAGAGATTTGAACTGGATTCTCCCCATCTTGGATAAGCAAGGAAGGACAGATTTGGGGTTCAAAGGTTACAAAACCCGTACTTCTGCCTCTATTTCCTCTTTTCCACCTTCAGAACTTGTGCAGACAAAACAGCTAAGCTCCTTGACAAATATTAAATCCCATATCTGGCTCCCAGTTGCTATCAGAACATGAAAAGCCCTTTTCAGAAGCAGATGATTGCATCCTTTAGTGAGATACAAGATAGTTTGCATcttgcatccatccatccatttctgTATCCATCATAGCTTGGGGAAGGGGATACAGAAATTTAAACCAATCATGCTGAAATGTATGGGACAGAACTAAGAACCTTCCCTGAAGAGAGGCCAGATCACTAGACCACTGTGTTCCAGAGAAATGGGACCCAGGGTGAAGAAAAGAGCAGTCATGGAGGGAGAGCAAGGGGAACACAGGGACGTATATTTACTTTCTTAATGCCTTTTGCCCACGCTACCACATGCAGTGCTGACAGATAACAAGAGCCTTTATTGGCTCCAGAGCTGGGTACTTTCTTAAGCACTCTCTCTGCAGAGCATATTTTCTGCCTTGCTGGTACCTGCGCATGCTTACTAGAGTATAGGACTTTGGGCTGTCATCTCATTTCCCAAAATACCTATCCTGAAAGACCTCACGTCACACTCCCATGTTGCCTGGCATGCTGCCTAAAGTAGACTCCCTGCTAAACCCAATTTCAGCTTCTCTTTGGGTCTGAATGTGGCTGTTGCATTCATTCTCACCTGCCTTTCCTGATTGTTAGCTAAGACTCTGGGACATTTCTTCCCAGCCCATAAAGCTGTGGATGGGACACAAGGGCTTCTCCCTGCCCTGGCTTGAAGCAGTATGTGGGGTCTTCGAGGTCCCTTAGGATGGCAGGAGCTAAGGCTGCCTGACCCCAGGTGAGGGTGCACTCACCTAAGAATGGTAAAGTCCTACTTAGAAAGAGCAGCTGGAGCTGGTTTTGCTTTCTGGTTCAGGCCTTTTTAATAATGCCACTCAGAAAGCCCATGGGAACAGGCAGTGAGAGTATGAACTGAGGCCCCAGGGACTTGGCAGACAGAGGAAAAACATCTCCATGTCCACTTGTGTGCCATTCCCACGGGCTTCCCACTGTTCCTGTCCAGGGAGAGCAACCTCAAAGCACCCACTGCCTCTGCCATCACTCCCACTCTCACATATACTGGGCTCTCAACAATCTGCTCCCATTTCTCCAAGCTAAACCAAGCACACACAGTCAGCCACAGGATTAGTGTGTTTCTTCATGTGCCACTGTGCTAGATGCAGCAGACATCATGTGTGACTAGGCATGGCCCTTGGGCTTTAGGAGTTTGCAtcctctctaaaaatacaaaagtatagTTCCATAATTCAAAATAAGGGCATGCAATTCTCCATATCTTACCCTAGCCTTTCTTCTGGTTGACAAAACAGCCCTTAATGTATCAAAGCTACTCTTCATTGCTTCTGGATTACAGATAAAGCCCAGATGATATGACAGCTTTTTGTCCTAGGTCATATAGTTAATTAGTGATAATATTGGTTGGAGAACCAGGTATTCTGTTTATTCACATTAAACAAATGTTTGTCAAAGGCTTACAATGTTATAAGCAAAATAGATAAAAAACTCACCCCAACTACCTTCTCCAGGATATTGAGGTATCCTCAGTACCTCAGGATGCTTGATGGCTGTCTTCCAGTGACGTGTCCCCTACGTCATACCCAGCAGGGTTACCTTCatactttattaatatttaacactAACCTGTTCTATCTGCCATCCTTTCTAAGTATGCCTCACACACGAATCTTACTTTGTCATTGTCACTGTAATCTTTGAACACAGAAACAGAATTACTTCCTTATCCATCAGCCATTAAGTATTTATTGGTCACCTATATCCGGCAATGGagttaattaattcattcattgtgTAATAAACACATTCTCAAGGCTAGTTTTgtgcaggcactgtgctgagtttAGGGTGACAGAGGTGAGTAAGACAAagtccttgccttcaaggtgCTCATAGCCACCTACCCAAACAAACCTGAAATGTTATGAAAGAGCAATGAATGCCACAGATTTTTATAGGAACTTGAGAAGGGTATTTATTTAGTCATTGGATGGGTCCAAAAAGAGGGTATTTCAGCAGACAGAAAATCATGAAAGAAACAGAACTTTCTACAGAAGAATTACGAAGAGTTGTAGCTTGGCTGAAGCATACAGTCAaccaaaaaggaaagagaaattggAGAGGTCAATGGATGTGAACTGATGATAGGCTGTGAACTCAAGAACTTCATCCTGTAGGAACTGGGAGGTGAATGAATGGTTTTAAGCAGGGACATCACAACTAGACATGTGTTTCAGATCGCTATTCCAGAAGCTGTTGGGAGGGTGAATTTGAGGAGGATGAAGTGGATGTGCTTATGAATTTAGTCATGTGAGACAGGAACTTAAGATATATAGCATTTCCTCATCCTTCACATCCTGatcttgtctatttttccttctaaaaatcTTTTGCATGTTTCCTCTTATTTCCATCGTCACCACCACTACCATGTTCAAGTAGCTACAATAGTGGCCATGTGACTAGTAGTGCTCTGGCTTTTAGGAAAGTCCCCAGCTCATTGTGAGCTTATCCATCTTGGTCAGAGCATGACATTTGTTCTGCAACCCACCCAGTCTCGGTGTCTACATTACCAATTTTCTATAGATGGAAGCTTATAAGCTGCCAGGATTGTTGGACAGAAGGACTGTCCACAGGTTAGCATTTGTGAGGTGAGGTGGGGGACGAGAATCTGCAGAAGTTCTGTGAACATCTCAGTTGTCCTTGAGGTTGACATTCCTTTTACTCCTTTCCATTTTTAGGACTCTGAGTATCTCCATCCTTTTCCTTCAGCTCTATTTGCTATCCTCTGTAGTAGTAGTGTATggaaacaaataagcaaaaatctAGTCTTTAGGCCTGTATCATCTGAGCTTTTCCATCTTTCAACTTTGGACCTGCCTGTAGCTTCTCTGGATTTTTGTTTTCGCTTCATTGTGAGTTATAGATATGTAAAGATGATCTGCGGGGGTACGTATTAGGGaatagaagaggaaagaaatatgtagaaataaactggcagtttattcaaaatataaatcacCTCTTTAAAGTGGCCTCCTAATTTTTACTCTTACCTACATTCATTCACTAGACAAAGCAAGTTTTATGTTGGAAAGTGGAAATAAAGCTTCACAAGATTAGGATCAGGGTATACCAGGTCATATGAAAAAGAGCAAACTTTTTATACCAAATGGCAGTACTTGGCACAGTATTCTCCAAAATGTgaaatttcacaaaaatatatttgtagataTGAAGAACTTTCTGGTATAAGAGAACTGTGTTATCTTCTTGTGTGCCATCTGAATCCTTACGCATCAAAGAcagtatttattcattaattcaatgaAGAGTAAAAGTTACAATGGACCAGACACTATAGATAGAAATGTGGAAACAGCAGTGAATAGACCCAGTCCCTGACCCCGAGAAGTGAGCTCAGAGTTTGTTGTGGGGAGAATGGTGACAAGAGAGTTTCGAAAGAGTTGTCTTGAGAGAGAAGAACAAGGTGCTGTAGGAGCACCTTGAAAGGGCACCAGGCAGATCAGAGAGGTCAGGAAAAGTCCCTGAAGGAGAGCCCCTTCTATTCTAagtcaggagaaggaagggagtgagAATGATCTAGGTGGAGGTAGGCTTGAAAGGGACAGGACATTCTTTCCTGGGACTTAGGACATGCAGGTTGTTTGTTGTTTCTGGGGCATTGTACAGAGGGGAAGCAATGAAGCTTAAGAGGTAAACAGAGCCAGATCATTAagacattttactatttttactatGTGGCAGGACCTGTTTTAGGGCTGGGAGATAGCATAAATGGAACAAACTTTTtattctcaaaaacattatgttataGTAATgaaactacaaaataaataacatatatgtgATATACTGGGgtataaaaatgccaaaaattaaaaataaggcagATAAAGTTGAGAGTGAATTCAGGCAGGAATTGAGGGAgaggtgttgttgttgttattattattataacatcAAGGTCCCTGTAATAGGGTGCACTGGAGCAGAGATTTGTATAAAGTGAGGTGTAAGTCATGTGGGTCTCTGGAGGATGAACATTCCAGGTTGTGAGAATAGCATGTGTGAACTCTGATGTTGAAGCATGCTTGATgagtttaagaaaatatttggaagctAGTGTGGGTGACATAGAGTGAATCACTGGCAGAGTAGTAGAAGATGATATTGGGCTGATGGAGGGAAAATAGatcatatagatatttatatgcTTTTACAGTGACTGTGAATTTTTCCTGGGTAAGACAGGATGCCATTGGGGTATATTGAACTTGATCTGCCTTGTGCATTAAACTAATCACTTCACTGTAGGGGGAAATAGACTGTAAAGCAAATGTGGATGAAGGAAGACCCACCAGCAGGCTGTTATAATAATTCAGGTCCAAGATGATGGCTTGCATCACAGTGGTAGCAGTAGAGGTGGTATAAATTGACTTGATTTTAGACATCAATATCGGAGATATCTAGAAGAAAGGGTCACCAGGATTTACTAATAGGTTAGATGTAGCATCGGGGTGATAGAAAGGCATCAGGGATAACTCCAAGTGCTTTGTCTCAACAAACTGGAAGGTAGAGTTACTGAGTTAGGGAAGACTATGGGTGAGCATGCTTTTTCCTTGATGGGAATATTAGTATATATTAGACGTTGATTCTAAGATGATTATGAGACATTCAAGTAGTGATATTGATATATAGGCAGTGGGAGAAGTCTGAACTACAAATATTAATTTGGATTTTGTCAGCATAGAGATGGTAGTTAAAGACATGATACTGGATGGGATGACCAAGGAAGGGATTATGACAAAGCAAAAAGGTCTGAGAACAAAGTCCCAGGACATTCCAACATATAAAGATGAAGACTAACAATAATTGAAACTGAAATGTTGTTGTCAAACAGGCTGAGGATTTGACATAATTCTTACAATACTATAAGTACTATAGTCACTTAATAAATTTCCTATGGGGAATGATGaggaaaccagaaaagaaacagcatatatgtaatatgttggggaataaaaatgctaaaaattaaaaataaggcagGTAAGGATGAGAGTGAATACAGGAAGAAATTGAGGGAGAGgtattactattataattattataacatCAAGGGCCCTGTAATAAGGTGCAGTTGGCAGAGATCTGCATAAAGTGAGGGGGCAAGCCTGTAGATATGAATGATACTTCTACTTCCTTTCTGGACCTGATACCAACTCTACAGCCCATCTTAAATTAATGATATTAGTGTGGCATTGaaatatatgctttaaaaattttgagaatTAACGGACACACCCAGGGTGGAATGAATTATCTTTCTGAATTAAGCCATTACATGACCATTAtgacacaaattaaaaaattcatgAGTAAATGACCATAATTCATTTGTCGTCACTTTCCATTTCTGCTGGGGCAGAATGTTGATGGAGGGCTGACAGAAATGCTGAAATATGCTTGAGTCAGGAAAGATCATCAGGTAGAAATATATCTGTAAGGTTTGAAGATTTGATTTGGGCTTTTTCTCCCTAATTTGACTGAAAATTTCTAGAGGTtagagttgtgtttttttttaattaattttttacttctttatgttTCCTAGTAAAAATTGCCTGAACTTctctctatatttatatttataaatataaatataatttacataagtacataatttataaatataagtttatatatatgagttcatataatttttacaaatataaattatatacctatatattatattataggtAGCAATATAGCATTAAAGTTAAGAGTGTAGGGGACTCTGGAGTCAGTCTGCATAGATGTGCTCTGCCATCAGCAACACCAGTTACTACTTGTTTAAGCAAGCTACTTAACATTTcatgcctcaattttcttattgaTAAAGTGATTATCTTATTGTTTTAGATATAAAATgtgttaatacatataaaaaacaCTTAGAACCATGACTTGTCAGAGCAAATAATAAATGGCAATTGAAATTACTAGAACAGTTGGAAAATACTACCTATTTCTCACAAAGGAGTGACTTTTCTATAATGTGTCATTCTAACTGCTATGAAGTAGATGAGATAATAATAGAAAGGGTGTTGGCAGGGACAGAAGGCAACAACAGTTTGCACCCAACAGTGGTGTGAGAAggagaaattttatatataaggcTAATTTTAGGCTGTTCATCTCTTCCATCCCATGTCTTCAcctcctcatctggaaaataaagTAGTCAAACTAGCTGATGTTCTAGATACATTCCAGCTTTAACTTTAAATGATTATATGCTTAGCTTCAATGGGCACCAGttctttggttgttttttgtttttaattggaaaCATGACCTGAAGTATACCATCTTGAGGGGTCCATCTAGTGATAGAATTCtacaattttatgtttctttggaATGGAGAATTTTTATCACAGCTCTACGTATCTGTTTGGTTTTCACACTGTAGATGACAGGGTTCATCACAGGGGGGATCAGCAGGTAGGTGTTAGCAATCATAGTATGTACATAGGCTGGGGCTTGTTTCCCAAATCTGTGAACAAAGGACAGGCTGATCAATGGAATGTAATATATAGCAACAGCCACAATGTGGGAGACACATGTACTGAAGGTTTTCTTCCGATCTTCTGGGGAAGCAATGCTAAGGACAGTCCTAATGATCAAAACATAAGAAAGGAGGATGAGAACTGAGTCTACACCAACAGTAGAGAACATGGCAGTCAACCCAACTGCACTGTTGATTCTGGTGTCTGTGCATGAGAGCTTCATCACATCAGGGTGGTAGCAGTAGGAGTGGTGGAGTACTTGGCTGTGGCAGTAGGAAAGTCTTGTAAGAAGTGCTACCATTGGTGTCAGCATTAGGATCCCCCTGATGACACTTGCCACTCCAATTTGAGCTATTCTGGAGTCAGTTAAAATCATGGCATACCTAAGGGGATTAGAGATGGCCACAAAACGATCAAAAGCCATGGCCAACAGCACTGAGGATTCCATGACAGTgaagaatttaataaaaaacaTCTGGGACAAGCAGGCATTAAAGCTGATTTCTCTCACATTGAACCAGAATATACCCAGCATGGTGACCAGAGTGGATATGGATAGGCCGAGGTCAGTGGCGGACAGCATGGAGAGGAAATAGTACATGGGTTCGTGGAGGCTGGGCTGAGTGATGATAGCGAAGAGGATCAGGCTGTTTCCCAAGAGAGCAGTTACATAGAGGAAGCAGAAGGGAATGGAGATCCAGGTGTGGAAGGCTTCCAGCCCAGGAACACCAGTGAGCAGGAATG from Nomascus leucogenys isolate Asia chromosome 15, Asia_NLE_v1, whole genome shotgun sequence encodes the following:
- the LOC100605478 gene encoding olfactory receptor 51E2 isoform X1, encoding MGSGTRHWKTAIKHPEVLRIPQYPGEGSWDCQCDLTLSSHPSSVPAMSSCNFTHATFVLIGIPGLEKAHFWVGFPLLSMYVVAVFGNCIVVFIVRTERSLHAPMYLFLCMLAAIDLALSTSTMPKILALFWFDSREISFEACLTQMFFIHALSAIESTILLAMAFDRYVAICHPLRHAAVLNNTVTAQIGIVAVVRGSLFFFPLPLLIKRLAFCHSNVLSHSYCVHQDVMKLAYADTLPNVVYGLTAILLVMGVDVMFISLSYFLIIRTVLQLPSKSERAKAFGTCVSHIGVVLAFYVPLIGLSVVHRFGNSLHPIVRVIMGDIYLLLPPVINPIIYGAKTKQIRTRVLAMLKISCDKDFQAVGGQ
- the LOC100605478 gene encoding olfactory receptor 51E2 isoform X2, translated to MSSCNFTHATFVLIGIPGLEKAHFWVGFPLLSMYVVAVFGNCIVVFIVRTERSLHAPMYLFLCMLAAIDLALSTSTMPKILALFWFDSREISFEACLTQMFFIHALSAIESTILLAMAFDRYVAICHPLRHAAVLNNTVTAQIGIVAVVRGSLFFFPLPLLIKRLAFCHSNVLSHSYCVHQDVMKLAYADTLPNVVYGLTAILLVMGVDVMFISLSYFLIIRTVLQLPSKSERAKAFGTCVSHIGVVLAFYVPLIGLSVVHRFGNSLHPIVRVIMGDIYLLLPPVINPIIYGAKTKQIRTRVLAMLKISCDKDFQAVGGQ
- the LOC115838590 gene encoding olfactory receptor 51F2-like, producing the protein MTNNITSTSITFLLTGVPGLEAFHTWISIPFCFLYVTALLGNSLILFAIITQPSLHEPMYYFLSMLSATDLGLSISTLVTMLGIFWFNVREISFNACLSQMFFIKFFTVMESSVLLAMAFDRFVAISNPLRYAMILTDSRIAQIGVASVIRGILMLTPMVALLTRLSYCHSQVLHHSYCYHPDVMKLSCTDTRINSAVGLTAMFSTVGVDSVLILLSYVLIIRTVLSIASPEDRKKTFSTCVSHIVAVAIYYIPLISLSFVHRFGKQAPAYVHTMIANTYLLIPPVMNPVIYSVKTKQIRRAVIKILHSKET